The following is a genomic window from Bacteroidota bacterium.
ATACGGTACATTAAGTTGCATTGCCAATTCTTTTGCGGATTTTTCCGTACGGCTGTATATCTGAAGAATATGATGCCCGGCTTTTTGCAGTGCCTTTGACAGGTGGGTGGCGACATTCCCTGCACCTAAAAATACGATTTTCAATCTTTTAGTTGACATAAATCTGTGTTTTGAAGTTTAAAGCTACAAATAGTGCGGATAAATTCAAAATTCCCAATGTTTCCGCTATTCATTAAATTTTCAGAGGAACTGTCATTTATCCAAATCGTTGAAGCGAAAAAATTTTTATAAATAATTCGGACATGAAATTTTTATGTTTGTAAATGAATCTCGGCGTTTCTCATCTTAATTCAGCATGACAATAATATTTTTTACCCTGAGTTACATTGAGAAAATTCTGAGTTACGCTGAGTAATCTCTAAAGATTATTTTGCGTCTCTGCGCCATTT
Proteins encoded in this region:
- a CDS encoding NAD(P)-binding domain-containing protein, with the protein product MSTKRLKIVFLGAGNVATHLSKALQKAGHHILQIYSRTEKSAKELAMQLNVPY